The following proteins are encoded in a genomic region of Primulina eburnea isolate SZY01 unplaced genomic scaffold, ASM2296580v1 ctg186, whole genome shotgun sequence:
- the LOC140820824 gene encoding mediator of RNA polymerase II transcription subunit 32-like — MDSIVDSLSSAYQEFIAAAAAALEAKESSGGQKTPATDAALENFKQRWEMFRVYCDQAEEFVESVKQRIGSECLVDEATGFVASKPGQTVQSGLPPISAVRLEQMSKAVRWLVIELQQGSGTGGGSSHHNAAAPFDARFTEDATQ, encoded by the coding sequence ATGGACAGCATTGTAGATTCTCTGAGTAGTGCATATCAGGAGTTTATTGCTGCAGCTGCGGCTGCTTTGGAGGCAAAAGAAAGTTCTGGTGGCCAAAAAACTCCAGCCACGGATGCTGCGCTCGAAAACTTTAAGCAGCGGTGGGAAATGTTCAGAGTTTATTGTGATCAAGCAGAAGAATTTGTAGAATCCGTGAAGCAAAGAATAGGGTCCGAGTGCCTTGTTGATGAGGCCACTGGATTTGTTGCTAGTAAACCAGGACAGACCGTTCAAAGTGGTCTTCCACCCATAAGTGCTGTACGGTTGGAACAAATGAGTAAAGCTGTTCGATGGTTGGTGATTGAACTGCAACAGGGATCGGGAACTGGAGGTGGTTCATCACATCACAATGCGGCTGCTCCCTTCGATGCTAGATTTACCGAAGATGCTACTCAATAG
- the LOC140820822 gene encoding protein FAR1-RELATED SEQUENCE 5-like, with product MDENVRLSNFFFRDSRARIDYEYFGDVLSFDTTYRTNKYNLICAHFVGINHHMDNVMFGLAYMSDETETSFQWLFKSFIESMGGKQPETIFTDQCQAMMNAIELVFPSSQHRLCQWHISKNAPSHLGHLNTNQAFKGMFMKCMQSCDSEEECEGVWTKMIHDFVLENHSWLWGMYKIRRKWSTSFSNDRFCAGLKATSRSECTNSILKDGGKKTFTLFEFVKRFQEIQKRWRIKESEEDYKCRHKFLAILVKNQPLLRHAAFVYTLEVYKIFEQELVNSLDIEFDSLPSFMGNPLEFAIRSLGQSTRVRNVTLDVETNEIKCTCHFLRLLECCVDIF from the coding sequence ATGGATGAAAATGTTCGTCTGTCTAATTTTTTCTTCAGAGATAGTCGAGCTAGGATTGATTATGAATACTTTGGTGATGTGCTTTCTTTTGATACAACTTATCGGACTAACAAGTATAATTTAATATGTGCTCATTTTGTTGGCATAAACCATCATATGGATAATGTGATGTTTGGGTTAGCTTACATGTCTGATGAAACAGAGACTTCATTTCAGTGGTTGTTTAAATCATTTATTGAATCTATGGGAGGAAAACAACCAGAAACAATTTTTACGGATCAGTGTCAAGCTATGATGAATGCTATTGAATTGGTGTTTCCTTCGTCACAACATCGTCTTTGCCAATGGCACATTTCAAAAAATGCTCCTTCGCATCTGGGTCATTTGAATACCAATCAAGCATTTAAGGGTATGTTTATGAAGTGTATGCAATCTTGTGATTCTGAAGAAGAATGTGAGGGAGTGTGGACAAAAATGATTCATGATTTTGTTCTTGAAAACCATTCGTGGCTATGGGGAATGTACAAAATACGACGTAAATGGTCAACATCATTCAGTAATGATAGATTTTGTGCTGGACTTAAGGCTACCTCTAGAAGTGAATGCACAAACTCGATTTTGAAAGATGGTGGAAAGAAAACTTTTACTCTTTTTGAATTTGTAAAGAGATTCCAAGAAATTCAAAAACGGTGGCGGATAAAAGAGAGTGAAGAAGACTACAAGTGTCGACATAAATTTCTTGcaattttggtgaaaaatcagCCATTGCTACGACATGCCGCATTTGTTTACACACTTGAAGTCTACAAGATATTTGAACAAGAATTGGTGAATTCTTTAGACATTGAGTTTGATAGTTTGCCTTCTTTCATGGGCAATCCACTTGAGTTTGCTATAAGATCACTTGGACAATCAACTAGGGTTCGAAACGTCACACTAGATGTTGAAACTAATGAAATCAAATGCACTTGTCATTTTTTGAGACTGTTGGAGTGTTGTGTagacatattttga
- the LOC140820828 gene encoding protein FAR1-RELATED SEQUENCE 5-like — MLSQQFAEANVPTCQQMRLFEIESGGPEHVGFIERDIRNYEQSVRDEHKGIDAETLVDFFESEKEKNSLFFFDYETDSDNRFTRCFWTDHVSRRAYTAFGDVVVFDTTYNTNKYGMIFAPFVGVNHHHQTILFGCGLLSDEKTDSFVWLLNKFLEAMCQGAPNLIITDQDPALTKAISQVFPRTTHRYCLWHILNKFSEKLNPMTFRDHYESIRNAILHSSTDEEFESSWEAAMSNANLEQHDWLSLMFDLRHKWVPAYFNHVFSAGMSSSQRSESSHAFFKRYISSKNSLMDFIIRFNKALRHQRHNELVADHVDMNERPKLQSKWPMESQMVTVYTKKKWLEFLEEMSQSHGYYVQTESVGNEFGIYKVMNFQASSSSKPRVLTHVIQGDDILCSCMKFQFEGIPCRHMLAFFRINQVFHLPDKYILKRWTQAAKNVEFFPTDEPNVVEAPERCLMSRHLRLSYKASALVDIASLTVEGTNFLNAQFDYIGNKMKDLNMTTTVSGGSQCRRATDRAVDIVDPQKIRTKGCGKRLKSSKEKATTQGRKCRGCGRRGVQHDKRNCPNLQDGSTINNKNEEESSDDEDFGSIDGSNNWI, encoded by the exons ATGTTGAGTCAACAATTTGCAGAAGCCAATGTGCCAACTTGTCAACAAATGAGATTATTTGAGATAGAGTCTGGTGGGCCTGAACATGTAGGTTTCATAGAAAGAGATATCAGAAACTACGAGCAAAGTGTTAGGGATGAGCATAAGGGTATTGATGCAGAAACATTGGTCGATTTCTTCGAATCTGAGAAAGAGAAGAATTCATTGTTCTTTTTTGATTATGAGACTGACTCGGACAACAGATTTACCAGGTGTTTTTGGACTGATCATGTGTCAAGAAGGGCATACACTGCTTTTGGTGACGTGGTTGTGTTTGATACTACATACAACACCAACAAATATGGGATGATTTTCGCACCATTTGTAGGagttaatcatcatcatcagaccaTTCTTTTTGGTTGTGGATTGTTGAGTGACGAAAAAACAGATTCTTTTGTTTGGTTGCTTAATAAATTCCTAGAAGCCATGTGTCAAGGTGCCCCAAACTTGATTATCACTGACCAAGATCCGGCTCTGACGAAAGCCATATCACAAGTTTTTCCTCGAACAACACATCGATATTGTTTGTGGCATATACTGAACAAATTCTCTGAGAAATTAAACCCAATGACTTTCCGTGATCACTACGAAAGCATAAGGAATGCCATTCTACATTCCTCCACAGATGAGGAATTTGAGAGTTCCTGGGAAGCTGCTATGTCTAATGCTAACTTGGAACAACATGATTGGCTGTCGTTGATGTTTGATTTGCGACATAAATGGGTGCcagcatattttaatcatgtatTTTCTGCGGGTATGTCAAGTAGTCAGCGGTCCGAAAGTTCACATGCTTTTTTCAAGAGATATATATCTAGCAAGAACTCATTGATGGATTTTATCATTCGTTTCAATAAGGCACTCCGGCACCAAAGACACAATGAGTTAGTTGCAGATCATGTCGATATGAATGAGCGTCCCAAGCTACAGTCCAAATGGCCAATGGAATCTCAGATGGTGACGGTTTACACGAAAAAGAAATGGTTGGAGTTTCTAGAAGAAATGAGTCAGAGTCATGGTTATTACGTGCAAACAGAATCTGTGGGAAATGAGTTTGGGATTTACAAGGTAATGAATTTTCAagcttcttcttcttcgaaacCAAGAGTGCTTACACATGTCATACAAGGGGATGATATATTGTGCAGTTGTATGAAATTTCAGTTTGAGGGCATTCCATGCAGGCATATGTTAGCATTTTTTCGTATAAACCAAGTCTTTCATTTGCCTGATAAATATATACTGAAACGTTGGACGCAAGCAGCAAAGAATGTAGAATTTTTTCCTACAGATGAGCCAAATGTGGTTGAAGCTCCAGAAAGATGTTTGATGTCAAGACATTTGAGGTTATCCTATAAAGCTTCTGCATTAGTTGATATTGCATCATTGACTGTTGAGGGAACAAATTTCTTGAATGCACAGTTTGATTATATTGGCAACAAAATGAAAGATTTGAATATGACTACAACAGTAAGCGGTGGAAGTCAATGTAGAAGAGCCACAGATAGGGCTGTTGATATCGTTGATCCTCAAAAAATTAGAACAAAGGGATGTGGGAAGAGATTAAAGTCATCAAAGGAGAAGGCAACCACACAGGGAAGAAAATGTCGTGGGTGTGGACGCCGAGGTGTGCAGCATGACAAGCGTAACTGTCCAAATTTGCAAGACGG GTCaactattaataataaaaacgaAGAAGAAAGCTCAGATGACGAAGATTTTGGATCGATAGATG GTTCTAACAACTGGATTTGA